Part of the Candidatus Chlorohelix allophototropha genome, ACGCTGGATGGTAAATATGCGCTCAATAACTACCTCAAACGAGGGTTTAACATTTATAAAGAAGTGCTGGAACCACCCACTAATCCCAAAGTCAGCATAAATTAACAAAAATCTAACAGTTTTCTACTTGACATTATTAACTTACTTTTGTATAGTTACTATGTAATAGTAAGTTGTTCTGCTGAGTAAGCAGTCCACATCATAAAATCTTATAAATATAACCAAGGAGACGAGATACAATGACCTGGGCAATTGATACTTCACATACTAATGCTGCATTTGCTGTAAAACACTTAATGATTTCCACCGTGCGCGGACGTTTCGGCGCGGTAGCCGGTACGATTGAATTTGATCCCGCCAACCCTACGGCTGCTACCGTAGAAGCCACCGCCGATGTTACCAGCATTGATACCCGCGATGAAAAGCGCGATGGTCACTTGAAATCCCCCGATTTCTTTGATGTAGAAAACTACCCGACCATCACCCTCAAGAGCAAAAAGGTTGATGTAGCCGGTGAGAATGAGTTTAAAGTAACCTCCGATCTGACTATTCACGGGATTACTAAAGAAGTAGTGTTCGATGTAGAATTTCTAGGTACCGCTAACGGACCATGGGGCGATCATCGGGCTGCTTTTACTGCTAAAACCAGCGTTAGCCGCAAGGATTTTGGCTTAAATTGGAACGTGGCGCTCGAAACCGGTGGTGTACTAGTAGGCGATAAGGTCACTATTGAGCTTGAAGTAGAGGCTTTAAAACTGGCGCCAGCCGCTGCCTAAGCGTTTCTCTATAAAATAAAATACCGGGAAATTGATAGGAGCGACCCGGTTTGGGTCGCTCTTTCTTATTGAAAACTAAGAAATAACAATAAATTATAGAAC contains:
- a CDS encoding YceI family protein; protein product: MTWAIDTSHTNAAFAVKHLMISTVRGRFGAVAGTIEFDPANPTAATVEATADVTSIDTRDEKRDGHLKSPDFFDVENYPTITLKSKKVDVAGENEFKVTSDLTIHGITKEVVFDVEFLGTANGPWGDHRAAFTAKTSVSRKDFGLNWNVALETGGVLVGDKVTIELEVEALKLAPAAA